From the Niveibacterium microcysteis genome, the window AGCCCGCTTGCTCAACGAAGCGCGGCAGCATCTGCGCGACGAGGGCGTTGCAGTGGTGTTCTCGCGGCTGCGCGGGCGGCGCGCCATCATGGATCCGTTGAGCAAGACCCTGCCTGCTGGCGACCACGGCTACCTGAGTTTCGAGGACAACGATCTCGCAGTCGAATGGTGCGAGAACCGGCTACTGGGTGATCTCGCCAACCCGCTCGCCGACGATGCACGGCTGGAAGACAACCCGCTGTTCAAGGGCGTGCCGGAAGACATGATGCGGCGCGTTTACGCGCTGGCCACCCGGCGCGCCTTCGCGCCCGGAGCGCCGATCTTCGCCTCGGGCGACGTGAGTGACGGCAAGATCTTTTTCATTGTCAGCGGCACGGTCAGCGTGCTGGTACCACGCCCCGAAGGCGGTCACCAGCGTATCGCATCGCTCAGCCCCGGCATGAACTTCGGCGAGATGACACTGCTCGGCAAAGCCACGCGTAGCGCCTCCGTATTTGCGGACAGCAAGGTCGTCTGCAATGTGATCGGCACCGACGATTTCAACGCCCTTGCCGAAACCTACCCTCAACTGAAGATCACGCTGCTGGAAAACCTCGCGGCCGACCTCGCCGGCAAGCTGCGTCGGGCGACGGACTGGATCGCGGCCTTGGCCTGAGGGGGCTCAACCCCGCCAACCGCTGCGCCAGACCCAGGGCGGAATCGGCGAGGCGTCGCGCCAGAGGCCGATGCGGCGGCGACGCGCTTCTTGTTCCGAGAAGTCGTACTGCCCCTGCGCCTGCGGATCCTGGCGCTTGGCGTAGGCGCGATACCACCAGGCGAGGCCAGCGGCGATTTGCGCGTGACCGAGATCGAGGTTGTGCGGGCAGTCGGCGCGGCCGGCGCAGGGCATGTCGGGCGAAGTGACCCATGCAACGCCGACATAGCGGCCGTACTGATCGCGCTCACGCCATTCAACGGTGACCGATGCGCCGAGCGCGAGGCGTTTGAGGTTCTCACCCGCCTCACGGCCCCAGGGCTGGTCGTGCTCGGGCGCATCCACGTAGGCGAGGCGCACCCGCCGTACGTTGCCGCTGCGATCGCGCACATGCAGTGTGTCGCCGTCGTCCACCGCGCGCACCTCGCCGTTGAAGCGGCCGCCACGGGCCTGCGCGCCAAGGCTGCCGAACAGCGCGGCGAACGCGACGAGCGAAATCAGGAAGCGGCGCTTAGAGATCGATCGGATCGACATCGACATGCCAGCGCAGCGCGCGCGGCGATTTCATTGCGTGCAGCAGCGGCACCCAGTGCGCGAGCAACTGCTGCAGCGCGCCGCGGGTGTCGGCTTCGATCACGAGTTGTGCGCGCTCCAGCCGTGCGCGCCGCACCAGCCGCATCGGCACCGCGTCGTACAGCCTCACTGCGTCGGCATAGGGCTCGGCGGCTTCGCGCGCCATGTTGAGGAAGTCGATCGCCTGCGCGACTTCGGGCGCCTCGGCGCGCAACACGGCCTGCGCGCCGCAAGGCGGGAAATGCGCCTGCGCGCGCTCTTCGAGCTGCGCGTTGGCGAAGCCGTCGAAATCCTGCCGACGCAAGGCATCAAACAGCGGGTGTTCCGGAAACTCGGTCTGGATCAGCACTTCGCCGGCGAGCCCGGCACGCCCCGCGCGCCCGCCGACCTGCATCAACTGCTGGAAGAGGCGCTCCGGCGCGCGATAGTCCGCGGCGAACAGCGAGGCGTCCGCGCCGATCACGCCGACCAGCGTCAGCTTCGGAAAGTCGTGCCCCTTCGCGAGCATCTGCGTACCGACGAGGATGTCGGCCTCGCCGGCTTCAATCGCATGGCGCAGTGCCGCCCAGTGCGCCGGCGTCTTGATGCTGTCGCGGTCGGCCCGCAGGATGCGTGCATGCGGGAAGCGCGCGGCAAGGTATTCCTCGACGCGCTGCGTGCCGCGCCCGAAACCGTGCAGATCCTGATTGCCACATTGCGGGCAGGCACGCGGCACCGGCGCTTCAGTGCCGCAATGGTGGCAGCGCAGGATGCGTTCGGAGAGGTGGAACACGCGGTGCGCCGAACAGTGATCGCAGTCGCTGACCCAGTTGCAGGCCGGGCAGGCCAGCACCGGCGCATAACCGCGCCGGTTGAGGAAAATGAGGCTCTGCTCGCCGCGCTCGATCCGCGCAGAGATTGCGGCCTCCATCGGCGGCGACAGGCCGTCCTTCAGCTTGATACGGCGCGTGTCGATCAGGCGCACCGTTGGCGGCGCGGCCGCTGCGGCGCGACGCTCCAGCCGCAGCATGCGGTAGCGCCCGCTCTGCGCCGCCTGCCAGGTTTCCAGCGAGGGGGTTGCCGATCCCAACACGATCGGCACGCCAGCCTGCTGCGCCCGCCACACTGCCAGGTCGCGCGCCGAGTAGCGCAGGCCGTCCTGCTGTTTGTAGGAGGCGTCGTGCTCTTCGTCGATCAGGATCAGACCGAGCCGCGGCAAAGGGCTGAACACTGACAGCCGGGTGCCGATCACGATGTCGGCGCTGCCATCGAGGGCGGCGATGAAGCCGCGGCAACGCGCGCCATCGGTCGCGCCGCTGTGCAGGGCCACGCGACGCGCACGCGGAAAGCGCGCCGCCACGCGGGCTTCGAGTTGTGGCGTGAGGCCGATCTCCGGCACCAGCAGCAAGGCCTGCTTGCCGGCGGCGAGCGCCCGTTCGATCAGGCGCAGGTAGACCTCGGTCTTCCCGCTGCCGGTGATGCCATGCAGCAGAAACGGGGAAAACCGCTCGGCCGCGCTCCATACGGCCTCGACGGCTGCAGTCTGCTCGTCATTGAGTGTGGGTGCGTCGCTGAGATCAGCCTTGGCGCAGGAAGGCGCCTCGTCGACCCAGCCGCGCTGGCGAGCTTCGCGCACTGCGGCGGCACCGAAGGCCTCGACCAGCGCCGAGCGCGGCTGTTCGCCCGCGATCAGGTGTTCGGCAAGCGCGCGCACGCGCGACGCACGGCCCGGACTGGCCAGCGCCGCACGGCCGGCCTCGTTGAGCATCAGCCACGGATCTGCGCTGCGGTCGTCCATCAGTTCGGCACCGCGCAGACCGGGCGGCAGCGCCACCGCAACCGCTTCACCGAGCGGGTGGTGGTAGTAACGCGCAGCGAACTGCACCAGCGCCAGCCAGTCGGCCGGCAGCGCCGGCACCTCGCGAAGGACCGGCCCGAGCGGTTTGAGGCGCGCCGGATCAACCGCCGCGAGGTCGGGCAGCGCAAGGATCACACCGATCTTTTCGCCGCTTGCGAACGGTACGCGCACAAGGCGGCCGATATCAGCCACGGAGATATCCACCGGCGCCAGGTAGTCAAAGCTGCGCGGCAGAGGCACTGGCAGCGCGACGCGAACGACAGAATTCAAACAGCCGTTTTCCACTACCGTATTTTTCTCTTTTTATTCAGCGCGTTGCCACTCAAACATGAGATACAGCCGTCACAGTTTGTTTTAACCCTTTCGTAACAAAGGGCCTTTTCAACAATTGTGGATAACTTTGTGGGTGACTGGGGATGTTTTGCCGCGGCACGCACCATTTCGGGTCGGCGTCAATACCGCATCGCAACATTGAAAAATAACAAACGCCTTATTTTTCAAACCTTTACGTCAACACCAAAAAGTCAATGGTCTTTCTCGTCGTTTTTTCCGCCCACAGGGCGCGAGATGTGCATAACTCAGGATCGCGTCATCGCGCGCTTGTCAAGCGGCTGCGTTTGCGGGCCCTCAAACCACCTGACAAACCAGGCCCTTGAGGTACTCGCCCTCAGGGAAAGCGAGGCCGATCGGATGGTCTGGCGCCGCGCAGAGCCGATGGATGATCTGTGCGTCGCGCCCGGCATCCGACGCCGCGCCGGACAGGATGTTCTGGAACAGTTCCTGCCCGATGCCGCCTGAGCAGGAATAGCTCATCAGGATGCCGCCCGGATTGAGCAGCCGGAAGCCGAGCAGATTGATGTCCTTGTAGGCGCGCGAGGCACGCTGTGCATGTGCGGCACTGGGTGCGAACTTGGGCGGATCGAGCACGATCAGATCGAAACGGCGGCCCTCCGCACGCAATTCACGCAGCGCAGCGAAGACGTCGGCCTCCCACCAGGTGGCGCGCGTGGCGTCCAGCTGCGGGTTGCGCTCCACATTGCGCTGGGCGCTCGCCAGCGCATGGGCCGACGAGTCAATCGACAGCACCTCGCGCGCACCACCCGCCAGCGCCTGCAGCGAGAAGCCGCCGGTGTAGCAGAAGCAGTTGAGCACGCTGCGGTCGCGTGCCAGGTCGCGCGTCAGGCGGCGGTTTTCGCGCTGGTCGAGGTAGAAGCCGGTCTTGTGGCCGCTCACGGCGTCCACACCGAGCAGCACGCCGTGTTCCTCGATCGCCAGATCCGGATCAGGCTCGCTGCCGGCAAGTACGCCGACGGTGGGCTCCAGCCCTTCCAGCGTGCGCACCTCGGAATCCGAGCGCTCGTAGATGTTGGCGCAACCAGTGGCCTGCAGCAGCCCGGCGACGATGGCATCACGCCAGCGGTCGGCGCCGGCGCTGGTGAGTTGCAGCACGATGGTGTCGCGATAGCGATCCGCGATCACGCCCGGCAGGCCATCGGATTCGCCGTGGATCAGTCGCATGCCATCCTGCCCGGCGAGCATCGGGTGTGCCGTGCGGCGTGCCACCGCGGCGGCGACGGTGCGCTTGAAGAAGGCATGGTCGATCGGTGTTTCGGCGTCGAAACTCCACATCCGCGCTCGGATCTGCGACGCCGGTGAGTAGGCTGCGCGGCCAAGCACGATGCCACGCTCGGAGACCACATCGACCGTGTCACCGCCGCGCGCCCTGCCGGACACGCTCGCGACCGAGCCGGCGAAGATCCAGGGGTGGCGGCGCATGACGGAGCGCTCCTTGCCGGGCTTGAGAATGAGTTGGGCCATTTGGGGCGTTCCTGCGGGCAAACCGGGATTTTCGCATGTCCCGGCGGTCAGGCGCGACGCTTGGGGCCGACCGCAGGGCGCCGATACCACGCCAAGCCGATTACACTGCCGCCCACATTACGGAGACAAGACCATGAAGATCAGCTTCCTGTGCATCCTGATCGCTGCCATCCAGCCCTTCCTGTGGGCAGGCGCAGCGAAATTCGGCGGGCAACGCAGTGGCACCCGCTACGACAATCGCGCCCCGCGCGACACATTGGCGCACCTGAGCGGCTGGCCACAGCGGGCGAACTGGGCGCAGCAGAACAGCTTCGAGGCATTTCCGATTTTCGCGGCGGCGGTGCTGATGGCGTACGCCGCCGGGGTGCCCGCGGCACTGATCGACTTCTGGGCGGTGTGCTTCATCGTCGCGCGCTTTGCCTACTTCGCCTGCTACGTCGCCAACCTCGCGACGCTGCGTAGCCTGGTCTGGTTCGCCGGCGTCATCGCCTGCGTGCGGCTGATGTGCGCGGCAATTTGATGCGACGTGGCGCGCTTGCGCTCGGCGCGCTCGGGCTGGTCGCAACGCCGCTCGTGTTCGCGCTGCTGCCCTACACGCGCCCGAGCGTCGCCGGCACGCCGGACCCGATCACGGCCGTAACGCTGTTCGCCTTCCTCGCGCTGCCCTGGCTGATCGTGCTGATTTCAGCCTGGCGCGGCGCCGAGCGTTTCGCGATGGCGAGCGGCGCGTTGATGGCGGGTTTAGAAGCGCTCGCGCTCGGCGTCGCGCTGGCTCACCCGAGCGGCACCCTGGCCGCGCTGCTGTACCTGCTGAAGCCGATCGGCCAAGTGCTTGTCTGCCTGCCGCTCGGCGGCGTGATGACCTGGGCAGGCCGGCGTGCGGCAACGATTGCACGGCGCCGTGCCGGCACCCCACAATGATCGCCACCGCTGCCCACGGAGACGTTGCATGAGCACCCACCTATCCAGCCTCGGACAGATCGCCCTGCATGTGGCCGATGCCGACGCCTCCGAGCGCTTCTACCGCGACGCGCTCGGCCTGCCCTTCCTGTTCCGCTCCGGCAATCTGGTGTTCTTCGACTGCGCGGGTGTGCGGCTGATGCTGCAAGGCGGCCCGGCGCCGCGCTCCCCCGGCAACACGGTGTGCCTCTACTTCAAGGTGCCGGCGATCGAGCCGGCCATGGACGAACTGAGCGACCTCGGCGTCGAGTTTGAAGGGGCCCCGCAGCTGATCGCCCGCATGCCGGACCATGAGTTGTGGATGAGCTTCTTCCGCGACCCGGATGGCTATCTGCTCGCCCTGATGGAGGAGCGGCGCTGAGCGCCCCGCCGAACCTCGCCGGCGAGGCGCCGATCGTCATCGACATCGAGGCCTCCGGCTTCGGTCCGCGCAGCTATCCGATCGAAATCGGACTCGCGCTGGGTAACAACCGGGCGCTGTGCACCCTGGTCTGCCCAGAAGCGGAATGGACCCACTGGGACAGCAGCGCCGAAGCGATTCACCATATCTCGCGCGATAGCCTGTTTCAGCACGGGCGCCCGGCGCAGCATGTGGCCGAAGTCCTCAACCGCGAGCTGGCGGGCAAGGTTGTGTATACCGACGGCTGGGCCAACGACTACACCTGGCTGGCGCTGCTGTTCGACGCCGCAGGGCGCGTGCCGGCCTTCCGCCTCGATAACCTGCGTACGCTGCTGAGCGAGGAAGAAGCCAATCGCTGGCACGACACCAAGGCGCAAGTTCAGGCTGAACTGCATGTCGAACGCCACCGCGCGAGCAACGATGCGCGCGTGCTGCAGCTGACCCTGCTGCGCCTCAAGCACGGCCTGCAGCCGCTGAGCGAGCGCGGACGCAGCCACGAGGCGCATCTGCTCGACGAGATGGCGAAGCTCGACGCGCTGACGCTGGGCGACCTGATCGCCGCGCAAAGCGGTCTCTTCTCCGCCGAAACCCAGCGCGAACATCACGCCGCGGCCCTCGCATGCGGTGGGCGCGTGATCGCCGAACACCTGCAACACAGCCTGGCCGGATACGTACTGATGCGCCCTTACGATACCGAGAGCTGGGAAATCCTCTCGATCAACATTCACCCTTGGTACCGCAGCACCGGCCTGCATCGGCGGCTGCTCACGCGGACCCTGGCGCACCTGATCTCGCGCGGCGCGGTAACGCTGCGCAGCCGCGTGCTGCCCGGCCACGAGATCGCAATGCGCCTGCATGAGAAGCTCGGTTTCGCACGCGAACGTGAAGCCGCAGACGGCAGCCTCCACTACCTGATCCGCGTGTCAGACCTCGCGCGGCGGCTCAGGCAAGCCTGACCCGCCATTTTGCACCGCACAATAACCCCTTGATTAGTAAGGGCTAAGTCACCCGCATTGACGCGCGTCAATGCCACAACGGAAATACGCGCGCCCAATCCGGCGCACAAGGGTGGTGCATGGATCCAACACGACGTCGATTCCTCGGGGGCGCGCGCCCCACCGCCACACAACGCTACCTGCCGCCGTGGGCCGGCGACGCGCAAGGCTTCCTGCACCGCTGCACACGTTGCGGCGATTGCGTGAGCGCGTGCCCGATCGGCTTGCTTGCGTTGGACGCGGAAGGCTATCCGTCGCCGCAGTTCGACCAGGCGGCGTGCAGCCTTTGCGGCGAATGTGTCGTGGCCTGTTTGCCGCGCGCGCTCGATCGCAGCGAGGGGCGCGCGGCGTTTGCGCATGTAGCGCAAGTTGGCCCGGGGTGTCTTGCGCTGCAAGGGGTGGAGTGTCGGGTATGCGGCGGAGCATGTGAGGTGACGGCGATTACGTTCCGACCCCAGCTCCGTGCAGTTGCCCAGCCGGCCATCGATGCCTCGCTCTGTACCGGCTGCGGCGCGTGTGTTGGGGTGTGTCCAAGTCATGCGGTGGCCTTGCGGGCACCGTCCGAATCAGTCGCGGGGGAATGAACAGCATGCGAATCGTCGGGTTGGTGATACGCGCAAAGCCGGAGCATCTGGATTCCGTCAGCACAGCGCTGACGGCCTTGCCGGGCGTTGAGATCCACGGGCGGGACGACGATGCCGGCAAGCTCGTCGTCACAGTTGAAGATGTCCCCGGCGCAGCAACGACCGAGACCCTTACGCAAGTGCAACTGGTGGAACATCTCGTGTGCCTCACGCTCGCCTACGAATACTCCGACCACGAACCGGAAGGCGCAGCCACGACGGCAGCCCCGGCCGCTACCCAACCCGATACATGCGAGGCCGCAGCCCACGCGGGCTGAGGCTTCACAAGAACAAGACGAATACCTTTCCGGAGGCAGCATGTCACTGAACAGACGCGATTTCATTAAGGCCAACGCCGCTGCAGCGGCCGCTGCATCCGCAGGCGTAAGCCTCGCGGCCCCGAAGGCTGCGCCGGCTGCGGCCGAGCCGGTCGACAACACGCTGCGCTGGGACAAGGCGCCCTGCCGTTTCTGCGGCACCGGCTGCTCGGTGCTGGTCGGCGTACAAGGCGGGCGCGTCGTGGCAACGCAAGGCGACCCGGACGCGGAAGTGAACCGCGGGCTCAACTGCATCAAGGGCTACTTCCTGTCGAAGATCATGTACGGCGCCGACCGCCTGACGACGCCGCTGCTGCGCAAGAAGAACGGCGTGTACGACAAGAATGGTGACTTCGTGCCCGTGTCGTGGGACGAAGCCTTCG encodes:
- a CDS encoding MAPEG family protein, with amino-acid sequence MKISFLCILIAAIQPFLWAGAAKFGGQRSGTRYDNRAPRDTLAHLSGWPQRANWAQQNSFEAFPIFAAAVLMAYAAGVPAALIDFWAVCFIVARFAYFACYVANLATLRSLVWFAGVIACVRLMCAAI
- a CDS encoding chaperone NapD, translated to MNSMRIVGLVIRAKPEHLDSVSTALTALPGVEIHGRDDDAGKLVVTVEDVPGAATTETLTQVQLVEHLVCLTLAYEYSDHEPEGAATTAAPAATQPDTCEAAAHAG
- a CDS encoding VOC family protein, with product MSTHLSSLGQIALHVADADASERFYRDALGLPFLFRSGNLVFFDCAGVRLMLQGGPAPRSPGNTVCLYFKVPAIEPAMDELSDLGVEFEGAPQLIARMPDHELWMSFFRDPDGYLLALMEERR
- a CDS encoding class I SAM-dependent rRNA methyltransferase, with product MAQLILKPGKERSVMRRHPWIFAGSVASVSGRARGGDTVDVVSERGIVLGRAAYSPASQIRARMWSFDAETPIDHAFFKRTVAAAVARRTAHPMLAGQDGMRLIHGESDGLPGVIADRYRDTIVLQLTSAGADRWRDAIVAGLLQATGCANIYERSDSEVRTLEGLEPTVGVLAGSEPDPDLAIEEHGVLLGVDAVSGHKTGFYLDQRENRRLTRDLARDRSVLNCFCYTGGFSLQALAGGAREVLSIDSSAHALASAQRNVERNPQLDATRATWWEADVFAALRELRAEGRRFDLIVLDPPKFAPSAAHAQRASRAYKDINLLGFRLLNPGGILMSYSCSGGIGQELFQNILSGAASDAGRDAQIIHRLCAAPDHPIGLAFPEGEYLKGLVCQVV
- a CDS encoding thermonuclease family protein, with the translated sequence MSIRSISKRRFLISLVAFAALFGSLGAQARGGRFNGEVRAVDDGDTLHVRDRSGNVRRVRLAYVDAPEHDQPWGREAGENLKRLALGASVTVEWRERDQYGRYVGVAWVTSPDMPCAGRADCPHNLDLGHAQIAAGLAWWYRAYAKRQDPQAQGQYDFSEQEARRRRIGLWRDASPIPPWVWRSGWRG
- the napF gene encoding ferredoxin-type protein NapF, translated to MDPTRRRFLGGARPTATQRYLPPWAGDAQGFLHRCTRCGDCVSACPIGLLALDAEGYPSPQFDQAACSLCGECVVACLPRALDRSEGRAAFAHVAQVGPGCLALQGVECRVCGGACEVTAITFRPQLRAVAQPAIDASLCTGCGACVGVCPSHAVALRAPSESVAGE
- a CDS encoding GNAT family N-acetyltransferase, which translates into the protein MDELLPRPGWLSARPDGGAALSAPPNLAGEAPIVIDIEASGFGPRSYPIEIGLALGNNRALCTLVCPEAEWTHWDSSAEAIHHISRDSLFQHGRPAQHVAEVLNRELAGKVVYTDGWANDYTWLALLFDAAGRVPAFRLDNLRTLLSEEEANRWHDTKAQVQAELHVERHRASNDARVLQLTLLRLKHGLQPLSERGRSHEAHLLDEMAKLDALTLGDLIAAQSGLFSAETQREHHAAALACGGRVIAEHLQHSLAGYVLMRPYDTESWEILSINIHPWYRSTGLHRRLLTRTLAHLISRGAVTLRSRVLPGHEIAMRLHEKLGFAREREAADGSLHYLIRVSDLARRLRQA
- a CDS encoding primosomal protein N'; protein product: MNSVVRVALPVPLPRSFDYLAPVDISVADIGRLVRVPFASGEKIGVILALPDLAAVDPARLKPLGPVLREVPALPADWLALVQFAARYYHHPLGEAVAVALPPGLRGAELMDDRSADPWLMLNEAGRAALASPGRASRVRALAEHLIAGEQPRSALVEAFGAAAVREARQRGWVDEAPSCAKADLSDAPTLNDEQTAAVEAVWSAAERFSPFLLHGITGSGKTEVYLRLIERALAAGKQALLLVPEIGLTPQLEARVAARFPRARRVALHSGATDGARCRGFIAALDGSADIVIGTRLSVFSPLPRLGLILIDEEHDASYKQQDGLRYSARDLAVWRAQQAGVPIVLGSATPSLETWQAAQSGRYRMLRLERRAAAAAPPTVRLIDTRRIKLKDGLSPPMEAAISARIERGEQSLIFLNRRGYAPVLACPACNWVSDCDHCSAHRVFHLSERILRCHHCGTEAPVPRACPQCGNQDLHGFGRGTQRVEEYLAARFPHARILRADRDSIKTPAHWAALRHAIEAGEADILVGTQMLAKGHDFPKLTLVGVIGADASLFAADYRAPERLFQQLMQVGGRAGRAGLAGEVLIQTEFPEHPLFDALRRQDFDGFANAQLEERAQAHFPPCGAQAVLRAEAPEVAQAIDFLNMAREAAEPYADAVRLYDAVPMRLVRRARLERAQLVIEADTRGALQQLLAHWVPLLHAMKSPRALRWHVDVDPIDL